In a genomic window of Piliocolobus tephrosceles isolate RC106 chromosome 1, ASM277652v3, whole genome shotgun sequence:
- the B3GALT2 gene encoding beta-1,3-galactosyltransferase 2, whose amino-acid sequence MLQWRRRHCCFAKMTWNAKRSLFRTHLIGVLSLVFLFAMFLFFNHHDWLPGRAGFKENPVTYTFRGFRSTKSETNHSSLRNIWKETVPQTLRPQTATNSNNTDLSPQGVTGLENTLSANGSIYNEKGTGHPNSYHFKYIINEPEKCQEKSPFLILLIAAEPGQIEARRAIRQTWGNESLAPGIQITRIFLLGLSIKLNGYLQRAILEESRQYHDIIQQEYLDTYYNLTIKTLMGMNWVATYCPHIPYVMKTDSDMFVNTEYLINKLLKPDLPPRHNYFTGYLMRGYAPNRNKDSKWYMPPDLYPSERYPVFCSGTGYVFSGDLAEKIFKVSLGIRRLHLEDVYVGICLAKLRIDPVPPPNEFVFNHWRVSYSSCKYSHLITSHQFQPSELIKYWNHLQQNKHNACANAAKEKAGRYRHRKLH is encoded by the coding sequence ATGCTTCAGTGGAGGAGAAGACACTGCTGCTTTGCAAAGATGACCTGGAATGCCAAGAGGTCTCTGTTCCGCACTCATCTTATTGGAGTACTTTCTCTAGTgtttctttttgctatgtttttgtttttcaatcatCATGACTGGCTGCCAGGCAGAGCTGGATTCAAAGAAAACCCTGTGACATACACTTTTCGAGGATTTCGGTCAACAAAAAGTGAGACAAACCACAGCTCCCTTCGGAACATTTGGAAAGAAACGGTCCCTCAAACTCTGAGGCCTCAAACAGCAACTAACTCTAATAACACAGACCTGTCACCACAAGGAGTCACAGGCCTGGAGAATACACTTAGTGCCAACGGAAGTATTTACAATGAAAAAGGTACTGGACATCCAAATTCTTACCATTTCAAATACATTATTAATGAGCCTGAAAAATGCCAAGAGAAAAGTCCTTTTTTAATACTACTAATAGCTGCAGAGCCTGGACAAATAGAAGCTAGAAGAGCTATTCGCCAAACTTGGGGCAATGAAAGTCTAGCACCTGGTATTCAAATCACACGAATATTTTTGTTGGGCTTAAGTATTAAGCTAAATGGCTACCTTCAACGTGCAATACTGGAAGAAAGCAGACAATATCATGATATAATTCAACAGGAATACTTAGATACGTACTATAATTTGACCATTAAAACATTAATGGGCATGAATTGGGTTGCAACATACTGTCCACATATTCCATATGTTATGAAAACTGACAGTGACATGTTTGTCAACACTGAATATTTAATCAATAAGTTACTGAAGCCAGATCTGCCTCCTAGACATAACTATTTCACTGGTTACCTAATGCGAGGATATGCACCCAATCGAAACAAAGATAGTAAGTGGTACATGCCACCAGACCTCTACCCAAGTGAGCGTTATCCTGTCTTCTGTTCTGGAACTGGTTATGTTTTCTCTGGAGATCTggcagaaaagatttttaaagtttctttaggTATCCGCCGTTTGCACTTGGAAGATGTGTATGTAGGGATCTGTCTTGCCAAGTTGAGAATTGATCCTGTGCCCCCTCCCAATGAGTTTGTGTTCAATCACTGGCGAGTCTCTTATTCAAGCTGTAAATACAGCCACCTAATTACCTCTCATCAGTTCCAGCCTAGTGAACTGATAAAATACTGGAACCATTTACAACAAAATAAGCACAATGCCTGTGCCAACGCAGCAAAAGAAAAGGCAGGCAGGTATCGCCACCGTAAACTACATtag